Proteins encoded in a region of the Vicinamibacteria bacterium genome:
- a CDS encoding FG-GAP-like repeat-containing protein: protein MTLKRWTLLLLASAAPLIPLGAADPTPPPDREAAYRASNLGVALLEQFRPAEAAAAFRRSLALDPKLGLARINLAIALFYVPDLPGARAAAEEAAADQPAALQPPYILGLIARMENRAEDAVSSLLRVLAVDPQDVGANLTLGQVYLQQRRYDEAIACFRAATAVEPYNASAQYNLGVALTRAGRREEGARATARFQELRENPAHTSFGQSYLEQGRYAEAIASTGAEADLVDARPPEVAFVDATAGGLPALPAGAPPALALGRSVRGQEALAAASGGTRASITLFDYDGDGALDLVVAGPSGLRLLHNEGGRFRDVTAASGLEAGPALGAVAGDYDNDGRVDLLVLRPGRLALYHNDGAGRFSDQTVKAGIPAYPYLSVSAAFVDVDHDGDLDIVVAGLADLAATARGQGERALVFPKDFAPAPNRLFRNNGNGTFTDITDAARVGAVGHAIAIVPTDFDNHRDVDLLFLYEDAPPRLFKNLRDGSFQDVAAEVGLKTGDGPFRSVAAADVNKDGFTDFFFGTASGPGLLALSDGRAGFTLKPAPPETAGAMAAQFVDYDNDGLLDLLVATPRGLRLFRNTGGAFTDVSARAFPEGGALTEGAALALADLDADGDEDVVVATPESGLRLWRNEGGNKNHSLPVRLAGRVSNRGGVGAKVELRAGSLRQRIETSAATPAVAPADVLFGLGPRAGPDAVRVIWASGIVQTELPPGAAARTALSIEELDRKPSSCPFLYAWNGERFEFVTDFLGGGEMGYWEAPGQRNRPYPEEYVRIRGDQLRPKDGRYELRITNELEEVLYLDHVQLLVLAHPPDVSVFPNEGMTDPPKPFRLFAVRGPEPPPGASDDQGHDVRARIARLDRTYPDAFALLPIRGYAEEHGLVLDLAGLPPSATALLLTGWTDYAFSSDNLAAHQAGLSLRPPSLQVQDAEGAWQTVIEDLGIPVGRPQTMVVDLKGKWRGPSRRLRILTNMRVYWDQVLLGTPAPDVPLAPTPLEPVRAELRARGYSAEVSPDGHQPFIYDYTRVFASSPWKVMPGRYTREGDVRELLAASDDLFVVARPGDEIALSFDARALPPLPAGWTRTFLLHGDGFSKEMDINSASPDVVLPLPFHGMKSYPYPPSEAPARVRRQAERAETFNTRVVARPLVPLELASAAQEK, encoded by the coding sequence ATGACCCTGAAGCGATGGACGCTGCTGCTTCTTGCCTCGGCCGCGCCCCTTATCCCCCTGGGCGCGGCCGATCCCACGCCCCCCCCGGACCGGGAAGCCGCTTACCGCGCGAGCAACCTGGGCGTGGCCCTCCTCGAGCAGTTCCGCCCTGCGGAGGCGGCCGCGGCCTTCCGGCGATCGCTCGCCCTCGATCCCAAGCTCGGCCTCGCCCGAATCAACCTGGCCATCGCCCTCTTCTACGTCCCCGATCTCCCGGGCGCGCGGGCGGCCGCGGAGGAAGCGGCGGCGGACCAGCCGGCCGCCCTCCAGCCCCCCTACATCCTGGGCCTCATCGCGCGCATGGAGAACCGTGCGGAGGACGCGGTGTCCAGCCTCCTGCGGGTCCTGGCCGTGGATCCCCAGGACGTGGGCGCCAACCTGACCTTGGGCCAGGTTTACCTGCAGCAGCGGCGGTACGACGAAGCCATCGCCTGCTTCCGGGCCGCCACCGCGGTGGAGCCCTACAACGCGAGCGCCCAGTACAACCTGGGCGTGGCCCTGACCCGGGCGGGCCGCCGGGAGGAGGGGGCCCGCGCCACCGCCCGCTTCCAGGAGCTGCGCGAGAATCCCGCCCACACCTCGTTCGGACAGAGCTATCTGGAGCAGGGGCGGTATGCGGAGGCCATCGCTTCCACGGGCGCCGAAGCCGACCTCGTGGACGCGCGGCCGCCGGAGGTCGCGTTTGTCGACGCCACCGCGGGGGGCCTGCCCGCCCTTCCCGCCGGTGCCCCTCCCGCCCTGGCCCTGGGCCGGAGCGTCCGCGGGCAAGAGGCGCTGGCCGCCGCGAGCGGGGGAACGCGGGCCTCGATCACCCTCTTCGACTACGACGGCGACGGGGCCCTGGATCTGGTCGTGGCCGGGCCCTCCGGATTGCGGCTGTTGCATAACGAGGGGGGACGGTTCCGGGACGTGACCGCCGCCTCCGGCCTCGAGGCGGGACCTGCTCTGGGAGCGGTGGCGGGGGATTACGACAACGACGGCCGGGTCGATCTCCTCGTGCTGCGCCCCGGGCGCCTCGCCCTCTATCACAACGACGGCGCGGGCCGCTTCTCCGACCAGACCGTCAAGGCCGGGATCCCCGCCTATCCTTATCTGAGCGTGAGCGCCGCCTTCGTTGACGTGGACCACGACGGCGACCTGGACATCGTCGTGGCCGGGCTGGCCGACCTCGCCGCCACCGCCCGGGGCCAAGGCGAGCGCGCGCTCGTCTTCCCGAAGGACTTCGCGCCCGCGCCCAACCGCCTCTTCCGGAACAACGGGAACGGCACCTTCACCGACATCACGGACGCGGCCCGGGTGGGTGCGGTGGGACACGCCATCGCCATCGTACCCACCGACTTCGACAACCATCGGGACGTCGATCTCCTGTTCCTTTACGAGGATGCCCCCCCCCGCCTGTTCAAGAACCTGCGCGACGGCTCCTTCCAGGATGTGGCCGCGGAGGTGGGGCTCAAGACCGGCGACGGCCCCTTCCGGAGCGTGGCCGCGGCCGATGTCAACAAGGACGGCTTCACCGATTTCTTCTTCGGGACCGCTTCCGGCCCCGGCCTTCTCGCCCTGAGCGACGGCCGCGCGGGCTTCACCCTGAAGCCCGCGCCCCCGGAGACGGCGGGGGCCATGGCCGCCCAATTCGTGGACTACGACAACGACGGCCTGCTGGACCTGCTGGTGGCCACCCCCCGCGGGCTCCGTCTCTTCCGCAACACGGGGGGGGCCTTCACGGACGTCAGCGCGCGCGCCTTCCCGGAGGGGGGGGCCTTGACGGAGGGGGCCGCGCTCGCCCTCGCCGACCTGGACGCCGACGGCGACGAGGATGTGGTGGTGGCCACCCCCGAGAGCGGTCTACGGCTCTGGCGGAACGAGGGCGGGAACAAGAACCACTCGCTTCCCGTCCGGCTCGCGGGCCGGGTGAGCAACCGGGGGGGGGTGGGGGCCAAGGTCGAGCTGCGGGCGGGCAGCCTCCGGCAGAGGATCGAGACCTCGGCGGCCACGCCCGCCGTGGCCCCCGCCGACGTCCTCTTCGGGCTGGGCCCGCGGGCGGGGCCCGACGCCGTGCGCGTGATCTGGGCCTCGGGGATCGTGCAGACGGAGCTGCCGCCGGGGGCGGCGGCGCGGACCGCCTTGAGCATCGAGGAGCTGGACCGCAAACCCTCGTCTTGCCCGTTCCTCTACGCCTGGAACGGCGAGCGCTTCGAGTTCGTCACCGACTTCCTGGGCGGGGGGGAGATGGGCTACTGGGAGGCCCCCGGCCAGCGCAACCGGCCTTACCCCGAGGAGTACGTTCGGATCCGGGGCGACCAGCTCCGGCCCAAGGACGGACGCTACGAGCTGCGCATCACCAACGAGCTGGAGGAGGTGCTGTACCTGGATCACGTGCAGCTCCTGGTTTTGGCCCATCCCCCGGACGTGTCCGTCTTCCCCAACGAGGGCATGACTGACCCCCCGAAGCCCTTCCGGCTCTTCGCGGTTCGCGGTCCGGAGCCGCCCCCGGGGGCCAGCGACGACCAGGGGCACGACGTGCGCGCGCGCATCGCCCGCCTGGACCGCACGTACCCCGACGCGTTCGCCCTCCTTCCCATCCGCGGCTACGCCGAGGAGCACGGCCTCGTTCTGGACCTCGCCGGCCTGCCCCCCTCCGCGACCGCGCTGCTCCTCACGGGCTGGACGGACTACGCCTTTTCGAGCGACAACCTGGCCGCCCACCAGGCGGGCCTGAGCCTGCGGCCGCCCTCCCTCCAGGTCCAGGACGCGGAGGGGGCATGGCAGACCGTGATCGAGGACCTCGGGATCCCCGTGGGCCGGCCGCAGACGATGGTGGTGGACCTCAAGGGAAAGTGGAGGGGCCCGTCGCGCCGGCTCCGCATCCTCACCAACATGCGCGTCTACTGGGACCAAGTGCTCCTGGGCACCCCCGCGCCGGACGTGCCTCTGGCCCCCACCCCCCTCGAGCCTGTGCGGGCCGAGCTGCGCGCGCGCGGCTACTCGGCGGAGGTCTCGCCCGACGGCCATCAGCCCTTCATCTACGACTACACGCGCGTCTTTGCTTCCTCGCCCTGGAAGGTCATGCCCGGCCGCTACACCCGGGAGGGTGACGTGCGGGAGCTCCTGGCCGCCTCCGACGACCTCTTCGTGGTCGCGCGACCGGGGGACGAGATCGCGCTCTCCTTCGACGCCCGGGCCCTGCCCCCCCTGCCCGCGGGCTGGACCCGCACCTTCCTCCTCCACGGCGACGGCTTCAGCAAGGAGATGGACATCAACTCCGCGAGCCCGGACGTGGTCCTGCCCCTGCCCTTCCACGGCATGAAGAGCTACCCCTACCCGCCGTCCGAGGCCCCCGCCCGTGTGCGCCGGCAGGCGGAGCGCGCGGAGACCTTCAACACGCGGGTGGTGGCGCGGCCCCTCGTGCCCCTCGAGCTGGCCTCCGCCGCGCAGGAGAAGTGA